A portion of the Cololabis saira isolate AMF1-May2022 chromosome 17, fColSai1.1, whole genome shotgun sequence genome contains these proteins:
- the LOC133463985 gene encoding nascent polypeptide-associated complex subunit alpha, muscle-specific form-like isoform X2, giving the protein MASLCKKQQCTSGRRGFQQELHSWRHKLLHCVGFENILKGLIGPTLVEDLKFFKELEPVAVSDWSFDENCLFCCLKRDKVKERLIGSSKGGIEDTHRRLLVKDQITIIRFEKQTEEFLSAVLCRKDVPSFSDPHIPVVAREVLQRMISQFAVEYTSKTSSPQGSHSDYKPLSDQSPSALSVLTGPPPPSSPSATVAGPAHNQNPVLSKLLMGDQDAPLDLTMKKLLAEPSEQDGVLDLSMKKKPISAVRSPCLSPATPTLKRESPDIRVGKANDRDSTSTLKQFMAKLCPHHQRQIVDAIGFLQMEVKAHSSSSMQDTSNSVSDVQGTVCSTPNSGAVTPEKSHPDLRFPSESTPKAEVQDLSQSIPSSCVMKKSPENGVSPKTSVTAGLTLDICSPGSASSQLLASPTTNPVDGENSRLGEHAPLRMKIMTSPAVAGRKLCVLNTTLSSPSDTSEDRECNSNSSSRTETHSARLSSSVKRHSQAHQAKQREALGHAKETPAKLFPVHNTIPSDLTRTARKTVRTSSEHRTRDSVCKAVVDPDIGHCDIVFIDKPITECFKEQRSSVLPRRNARKSTRGHLYSNEIWELKTVRTLAGRGNCPHQMPALTTLVTPKQILSKPEGLPPVDMPFVGACRETMNQQMPIEESNESVIPGAGDAVEVAASKVDNVVVEPSQTDQGQSNQPDSPCPLRCPIENKDTVANTDVEGDATADSEMMAVSDESVNEPTLEAVKESDPEPGEVSHGNSEQTVAESDIEPVENITIEEAEPQLSSDKIPNSEPSDQQPSTPSTVSQVEEDKGEEVQDEQPQDLQSERQLHHDNSEMTEKPTTAGSAEEQVVKERDVKTPENIDAVVPIETKDKEGGNDLSKMSFDALLKELPPWRRKKCNKTSKLNQVVSKDTPIVGYVNGRPVSASDRHLRQRPGSNPTSPSKSPVKSSPSNSLVNATPDSAAENKTLELSPPETHMPGKSLETSPVGQQVGGSSSDTPSSPVSKLTSRTKQNLLQKSFSRGNVSSDSASDQAADQVQNTESKRQLRSASQKPVGPPASPPTSKMVNTRVSPNLSSLILPPPEQLSPLLLPYPLPVVASPLVGPSESPDSEKPQQNPAPDTLVLNVEDKQPDEEISEDAHKNEPERGSDTKPKLRSAKMVADSCKNEKEQHSSEESRLVGDQSPVKTEEQTHCMPLRSKRVFGKEANANDVALIQKKSLLSSEGRSASGDASSSPNRPTRMPLRSETSKAETSSESVTPSPSTDRRKVALRSQRLAALATGAPAEAATQSNVASPVKTMPERIAKAQVRSPSASVTSVSNSANLTLITPKHEPPKQMPNKFLEMLTGNESQQLVTNLNIKYDKMQKGWVQMDKEGQSGTKYRNKSDRQAAIWKSKRRTRKPKSSDQQKYSPVQMLFMKGFNLASICRWFLESTETKSLVIVKKVNTRLPSETQLCFHSSSSGSGTSQGVFPSLQAERLKKHLKKFAIASPVKSNPKSQKLIAKALEQEVCAVKGKERAEPPSNSQTKSYSSAKARVQISESQKPSGKSKNPASARILRKYSNIREKMQVQQTTAGLKGASKMLKSKKMKTLANKKSAAKSNSRPLLKGRKSGVPVGKQIKVSAAKVERRKILVGKHSTKPPVQVRAVKAQVRGRAARDPSKKQLPKRCSQRLGSPKTSEHIPADTSKSKAGSKKQPEADKAEVEKCTPNKVNPAKIQSKETSQSTAAEVRSSEKATETPKQSTDAKVQASHDQVLTRSQRKMEVAVPLSGSQSNASKKAAKSTTSQNASPKAAKKVDEPTITRSGASKRRRETVLPRSAAKVTTKKSQELLESPPKRTRTK; this is encoded by the exons GTTTTGAGAACATTCTTAAAGGTCTCATTGGTCCAACATTGGTGGAAGACCTGAAATTTTTTAAGG AGCTTGAGCCTGTTGCAGTATCTGACTGGTCGTTTGATGAAAattgtctattttgctgtttaaaaagagacaaaGTGAAA GAACGCCTTATTGGCTCAAGCAAGGGAGGTATTGAAGATACACACAGGCGTCTTCTGGTTAAAGATCAGATCACAATCATCAGATTTGAGAAACAAACTGAAGAATTCCTTAGTGCAGTTCTCTGCAGAAAAG ATGTGCCAAGTTTCTCAGACCCACACATTCCAGTAGTGGCTCGAGAGGTTCTTCAGAGAATGATCAGTCAGTTTGCCGTTGAATATACCTCTAAAACCAGCTCCCCTCAGGGAAGTCACTCAGACTACAAGCCTCTCTCTGACCAAAGCCCGTCGGCCCTATCTGTGCTGACGGGGCCTCCCCCTCCAAGCAGCCCTTCTGCCACCGTGGCAGGACCAGCACACAACCAGAACCCCGTCCTCAGCAAGCTCCTTATGGGCGACCAGGATGCTCCTCTTGACCTCACCATGAAGAAGCTCCTAGCGGAGCCAAGTGAACAAG ATGGAGTTCTTGACTTATCCATGAAAAAGAAACCCATTTCAGCTGTTCGAAGTCCGTGCTTGTCGCCAGCCACACCCACGCTGAAGAG AGAGTCTCCAGACATCCGTGTTGGAAAGGCAAACGATCGGGACTCCACCTCGACACTGAAACAGTTCATGGCCAAACTGTGCCCCCACCATCAGAGACAGATAGTGGATGCCATAGGCTTTCTTCAGATGGAAGTCAAAGCACATTCATCGTCCAGTATGCAGGATACCTCTAACTCCGTCTCTGATGTCCAGGGAACTGTTTGTTCCACTCCGAACTCTGGTGCAGTCACCCCAGAGAAATCACACCCTGATCTACGATTTCCCAGTGAATCCACTCCTAAGGCAGAAGTCCAGGATTTGTCCCAGTCTATCCCAAGCAGCTGTGTAATGAAAAAGTCTCCAGAGAATGGTGTGTCCCCAAAAACATCTGTAACTGCTGGCCTTACTTTGGATATTTGCAGCCCTGGGTCAGCAAGTAGTCAACTTCTGGCCTCTCCCACTACTAATCCAGTGGACGGAGAGAATAGTCGTCTCGGTGAACACGCACCTCTTAGGATGAAAATCATGACCAGTCCCGCTGTTGCTGGTAGGAAGTTATGTGTGCTCAATACCACTCTTTCTTCTCCATCGGACACCTCAGAGGACAGAGAGTGCAACTCAAATTCATCCAGCAGAACAGAGACTCACAGTGCCAGACTCAGCTCTTCTGTGAAAAGACACAGTCAGGCACATCAGGCCAAACAGAGAGAGGCTCTCGGGCATGCCAAAGAGACACCGGCAAAATTGTTTCCAGTACACAATACCATTCCTTCAGACCTTACTCGGACTGCCAGAAAAACGGTCAGAACATCCTCTGAACATCGGACCAGGGACTCCGTTTGCAAGGCAGTTGTTGATCCTGACATTGGCCACTGTGACATTGTTTTTATTGACAAGCCAATAACTGAGTGTTTTAAGGAACAGCGATCCAGCGTGCTCCCACGGCGCAATGCCAGGAAAAGCACCAGGGGACACTTGTATTCGAATGAAATTTGGGAGTTAAAGACTGTTCGGACATTGGCAGGGAGGGGCAACTGTCCCCATCAAATGCCAGCGTTAACCACACTGGTCACCCCGAAACAAATACTTTCAAAGCCTGAAGGTTTACCACCTGTGGATATGCCTTTTGTTGGTGCATGCAGAGAGACAATGAATCAACAAATGCCCATAGAAGAGTCGAATGAGAGTGTAATACCAGGGGCAGGAGATGCTGTGGAGGTAGCAGCTAGTAAAGTAGATAATGTTGTTGTCGAACCTAGTCAGACGGATCAGGGTCAGAGTAATCAGCCTGATTCACCATGCCCGTTGAGGTGTCCAATAGAAAACAAAGACACTGTCGCGAACACGGATGTAGAAGGGGACGCAACTGCAGATTCAGAGATGATGGCAGTAAGTGATGAAAGTGTTAATGAGCCAACTTTAGAAGCAGTGAAAGAAAGCGATCCAGAGCCTGGAGAGGTCTCACATGGCAATAGTGAGCAAACTGTAGCAGAATCCGACATAGAGCCGGTAGAGAATATTACTATAGAAGAAGCTGAGCCACAGCTTTCATCTGATAAAATACCTAACAGTGAACCGAGCGACCAGCAGCCGAGCACTCCGTCAACAGTGAGCCAGGTTGAGGAGGATAAAGGAGAGGAGGTGCAAGATGAGCAGCCTCAGGACCTTCAGTCTGAGAGACAGTTGCACCATGACAATAGTGAAATGACAGAAAAGCCGACCACGGCAGGCTCAGCAGAGGAGCAGGTGGTCAAAGAGAGAGACGTTAAAACACCTGAAAATATTGACGCTGTTGTACCCATagagacaaaagacaaagaaGGTGGCAATGATTTGTCCAAAATGTCATTTGACGCACTCCTGAAGGAGTTGCCACCTTGGCGTAGgaaaaaatgtaacaaaacttcaaaactAAACCAGGTTGTGTCAAAAGACACACCGATAGTGGGATATGTTAATGGTAGACCCGTATCGGCCTCTGACAGACATCTGCGCCAAAGACCAGGCAGCAACCCCACATCACCTAGTAAAAGTCCAGTAAAATCTTCTCCTAGCAATAGTTTGGTCAATGCTACTCCTGATTCAGCTGCTGAAAACAAAACGTTGGAACTATCTCCCCCTGAAACACACATGCCTGGAAAATCATTAGAGACTAGTCCTGTAGGTCAACAGGTGGGAGGTTCTTCCTCTGACACGCCTTCAAGCCCAGTATCTAAACTTACCTCAAGGACTAAACAAAACCTTTTACAAAAGAGTTTTTCAAGAGGTAACGTTAGTTCTGATTCAGCCTCTGATCAGGCTGCTGATCAAGTTCAGAATACTGAGTCCAAACGGCAGCTAAGATCAGCCAGCCAGAAGCCAGTTGGACCTCCAGCATCGCCACCCACTTCAAAAATGGTCAATACCAGGGTCTCTCCCAATCTTTCTTCCCTTATTCTTCCACCTCCAGAGCAGCTTTCCCCTCTGCTCCTTCCTTATCCACTTCCTGTTGTTGCATCTCCTCTAGTTGGGCCATCTGAATCTCCAGACTCTGAAAAGCCCCAACAAAACCCTGCCCCAGATACTTTGGTATTAAATGTGGAAGATAAACAGCCAGATGAGGAAATCTCAGAGGATGCACATAAGAACGAACCAGAAAGAGGATCGGACACCAAACCGAAATTAAGATCTGCTAAAATGGTTGCGGACAGCTGTAAGAATGAAAAAGAGCAACACAGCAGTGAAGAATCAAGACTTGTAGGAGACCAAAGTCCTGTAAAGACGGAAGAGCAAACACATTGTATGCCTTTGAGAAGTAAACGGGTTTTTGGAAAGGAGGCAAATGCAAATGATGTTGCTCTGATTCAAAAGAAAAGCCTGCTATCTTCAGAGGGCAGGTCTGCAAGCGGGGATGCTAGCAGTTCTCCAAACAGACCCACGAGAATGCCGTTAAGAAGTGAGACCAGCAAGGCTGAGACGTCTTCCGAGTCTGTTACTCCGTCACCATCGACGGACCGAAGGAAAGTGGCATTAAGATCACAAAGACTGGCTGCACTTGCGACTGGTGCCCCCGCTGAAGCAGCAACACAAAGTAACGTAGCTTCCCCCGTTAAGACGATGCCAGAGAGAATAGCTAAAGCTCAGGTGAGATCCCCATCAGCGTCTGTTACATCTGTATCCAACAGTGCAAACTTAACGCTCATTACCCCTAAACATGAGCCCCCGAAACAAATGCCCAACAAATTCCTTGAGATGCTTACAGGAAATGAGAGCCAACAACTGGTTACAAATCTGAACATCAAGTACGATAAAATGCAGAAGGGTTGGGTCCAAATGGACAAAGAAGGTCAGTCAGGAACAAAATACAGAAACAAGTCAGACAGGCAGGCAGCGATATGGAAAAGTAAACGCAGGACACGAAAGCCAAAATCTTCCGATCAGCAGAAATACTCGCCAGTCCAAATGCTTTTCATGAAAGGTTTTAATCTGGCCAGCATTTGTCGCTGGTTCCTAGAATCAACAGAAACAAAGTCTCTCGTTATCGTCAAGAAGGTCAACACACGTCTTCCATCTGAAACTCAGCTGTGCTTCCACAGCTCATCCAGCGGGTCCGGGACCTCGCAGGGGGTCTTTCCGAGCCTGCAGGCAGAGCGCTTaaagaaacatttgaaaaaatttGCCATTGCTTCTCCTGTAAAGAGCAATCCCAAGAGTCAGAAGTTGATTGCTAAAGCGCTCGAGCAGGAAGTCTGTGCAGTCAAaggaaaggagagagcagagccCCCCAGTAATTCTCAGACTAAGTCGTACTCCTCTGCCAAAGCCAGGGTGCAGATAAGCGAATCCCAGAAACCCTCTGGAAAATCTAAAAATCCTGCCAGTGCAAGGATCCTGAGGAAATATTCGAACATTAGAGAAAAAATGCAGGTTCAGCAAACCACCGCCGGACTGAAGGGGGCctcaaaaatgttaaaaagcaaaaaaatgaaaacactgGCAAATAAAAAGTCTGCTGCTAAGTCAAACTCGAGGCCGTTACTGAAGGGACGGAAATCAGGCGTGCCTGTTGGCAAGCAAATAAAAGTGTCTGCAGCAAAGGTGGAGAGAAGAAAGATATTGGTTGGAAAGCATTCAACAAAGCCTCCTGTTCAGGTTAGAGCGGTCAAGGCCCAGGTTAGGGGCAGAGCTGCAAGAGATCCAAGTAAAAAACAACTGCCAAAGAGATGCTCGCAGCGGCTCGGCTCTCCCAAAACATCTGAGCACATCCCTGCAGACACTTCAAAAAGCAAGGCCGGCAGTAAGAAGCAACCTGAAGCAGACAAGGCAGAGGTAGAAAAATGTACTCCGAACAAAGTGAATCCTGCAAAGATTCAATCAAAGGAAACATCACAAAGCACAGCTGCTGAAGTCCGAAGTAGCGAGAAAGCTACTGAGACGCCAAAACAGAGCACGGATGCAAAGGTTCAAGCCTCACATGACCAGGTACTAACTAGATCCCAGAGGAAGATGGAGGTAGCGGTCCCTCTGAGCGGAAGTCAGAGTAACGCTTCAAAGAAGGCCGCAAAGTCCACAACTTCACAGAATGCATCTCCTAAAGCTGCCAAGAAAGTAGATGAACCTACGATTACAAGAAGTGGGGCTTCAAAGAGACGCAGGGAAACCGTGTTGCCCCGTAGTGCAGCGAAAGTGACCACCAAGAAATCTCAGGAGCTACTCGAGTCGCCTCCAAAGCGCACCaggacaaaataa
- the LOC133463985 gene encoding nascent polypeptide-associated complex subunit alpha, muscle-specific form-like isoform X1: protein MRTADFPLRSRFLVPEACAPPRPLPVLVPATDQRAIENGESLQKTAMHKRQARLSAGTPLVATQTPSLCFENILKGLIGPTLVEDLKFFKELEPVAVSDWSFDENCLFCCLKRDKVKERLIGSSKGGIEDTHRRLLVKDQITIIRFEKQTEEFLSAVLCRKDVPSFSDPHIPVVAREVLQRMISQFAVEYTSKTSSPQGSHSDYKPLSDQSPSALSVLTGPPPPSSPSATVAGPAHNQNPVLSKLLMGDQDAPLDLTMKKLLAEPSEQDGVLDLSMKKKPISAVRSPCLSPATPTLKRESPDIRVGKANDRDSTSTLKQFMAKLCPHHQRQIVDAIGFLQMEVKAHSSSSMQDTSNSVSDVQGTVCSTPNSGAVTPEKSHPDLRFPSESTPKAEVQDLSQSIPSSCVMKKSPENGVSPKTSVTAGLTLDICSPGSASSQLLASPTTNPVDGENSRLGEHAPLRMKIMTSPAVAGRKLCVLNTTLSSPSDTSEDRECNSNSSSRTETHSARLSSSVKRHSQAHQAKQREALGHAKETPAKLFPVHNTIPSDLTRTARKTVRTSSEHRTRDSVCKAVVDPDIGHCDIVFIDKPITECFKEQRSSVLPRRNARKSTRGHLYSNEIWELKTVRTLAGRGNCPHQMPALTTLVTPKQILSKPEGLPPVDMPFVGACRETMNQQMPIEESNESVIPGAGDAVEVAASKVDNVVVEPSQTDQGQSNQPDSPCPLRCPIENKDTVANTDVEGDATADSEMMAVSDESVNEPTLEAVKESDPEPGEVSHGNSEQTVAESDIEPVENITIEEAEPQLSSDKIPNSEPSDQQPSTPSTVSQVEEDKGEEVQDEQPQDLQSERQLHHDNSEMTEKPTTAGSAEEQVVKERDVKTPENIDAVVPIETKDKEGGNDLSKMSFDALLKELPPWRRKKCNKTSKLNQVVSKDTPIVGYVNGRPVSASDRHLRQRPGSNPTSPSKSPVKSSPSNSLVNATPDSAAENKTLELSPPETHMPGKSLETSPVGQQVGGSSSDTPSSPVSKLTSRTKQNLLQKSFSRGNVSSDSASDQAADQVQNTESKRQLRSASQKPVGPPASPPTSKMVNTRVSPNLSSLILPPPEQLSPLLLPYPLPVVASPLVGPSESPDSEKPQQNPAPDTLVLNVEDKQPDEEISEDAHKNEPERGSDTKPKLRSAKMVADSCKNEKEQHSSEESRLVGDQSPVKTEEQTHCMPLRSKRVFGKEANANDVALIQKKSLLSSEGRSASGDASSSPNRPTRMPLRSETSKAETSSESVTPSPSTDRRKVALRSQRLAALATGAPAEAATQSNVASPVKTMPERIAKAQVRSPSASVTSVSNSANLTLITPKHEPPKQMPNKFLEMLTGNESQQLVTNLNIKYDKMQKGWVQMDKEGQSGTKYRNKSDRQAAIWKSKRRTRKPKSSDQQKYSPVQMLFMKGFNLASICRWFLESTETKSLVIVKKVNTRLPSETQLCFHSSSSGSGTSQGVFPSLQAERLKKHLKKFAIASPVKSNPKSQKLIAKALEQEVCAVKGKERAEPPSNSQTKSYSSAKARVQISESQKPSGKSKNPASARILRKYSNIREKMQVQQTTAGLKGASKMLKSKKMKTLANKKSAAKSNSRPLLKGRKSGVPVGKQIKVSAAKVERRKILVGKHSTKPPVQVRAVKAQVRGRAARDPSKKQLPKRCSQRLGSPKTSEHIPADTSKSKAGSKKQPEADKAEVEKCTPNKVNPAKIQSKETSQSTAAEVRSSEKATETPKQSTDAKVQASHDQVLTRSQRKMEVAVPLSGSQSNASKKAAKSTTSQNASPKAAKKVDEPTITRSGASKRRRETVLPRSAAKVTTKKSQELLESPPKRTRTK from the exons GTTTTGAGAACATTCTTAAAGGTCTCATTGGTCCAACATTGGTGGAAGACCTGAAATTTTTTAAGG AGCTTGAGCCTGTTGCAGTATCTGACTGGTCGTTTGATGAAAattgtctattttgctgtttaaaaagagacaaaGTGAAA GAACGCCTTATTGGCTCAAGCAAGGGAGGTATTGAAGATACACACAGGCGTCTTCTGGTTAAAGATCAGATCACAATCATCAGATTTGAGAAACAAACTGAAGAATTCCTTAGTGCAGTTCTCTGCAGAAAAG ATGTGCCAAGTTTCTCAGACCCACACATTCCAGTAGTGGCTCGAGAGGTTCTTCAGAGAATGATCAGTCAGTTTGCCGTTGAATATACCTCTAAAACCAGCTCCCCTCAGGGAAGTCACTCAGACTACAAGCCTCTCTCTGACCAAAGCCCGTCGGCCCTATCTGTGCTGACGGGGCCTCCCCCTCCAAGCAGCCCTTCTGCCACCGTGGCAGGACCAGCACACAACCAGAACCCCGTCCTCAGCAAGCTCCTTATGGGCGACCAGGATGCTCCTCTTGACCTCACCATGAAGAAGCTCCTAGCGGAGCCAAGTGAACAAG ATGGAGTTCTTGACTTATCCATGAAAAAGAAACCCATTTCAGCTGTTCGAAGTCCGTGCTTGTCGCCAGCCACACCCACGCTGAAGAG AGAGTCTCCAGACATCCGTGTTGGAAAGGCAAACGATCGGGACTCCACCTCGACACTGAAACAGTTCATGGCCAAACTGTGCCCCCACCATCAGAGACAGATAGTGGATGCCATAGGCTTTCTTCAGATGGAAGTCAAAGCACATTCATCGTCCAGTATGCAGGATACCTCTAACTCCGTCTCTGATGTCCAGGGAACTGTTTGTTCCACTCCGAACTCTGGTGCAGTCACCCCAGAGAAATCACACCCTGATCTACGATTTCCCAGTGAATCCACTCCTAAGGCAGAAGTCCAGGATTTGTCCCAGTCTATCCCAAGCAGCTGTGTAATGAAAAAGTCTCCAGAGAATGGTGTGTCCCCAAAAACATCTGTAACTGCTGGCCTTACTTTGGATATTTGCAGCCCTGGGTCAGCAAGTAGTCAACTTCTGGCCTCTCCCACTACTAATCCAGTGGACGGAGAGAATAGTCGTCTCGGTGAACACGCACCTCTTAGGATGAAAATCATGACCAGTCCCGCTGTTGCTGGTAGGAAGTTATGTGTGCTCAATACCACTCTTTCTTCTCCATCGGACACCTCAGAGGACAGAGAGTGCAACTCAAATTCATCCAGCAGAACAGAGACTCACAGTGCCAGACTCAGCTCTTCTGTGAAAAGACACAGTCAGGCACATCAGGCCAAACAGAGAGAGGCTCTCGGGCATGCCAAAGAGACACCGGCAAAATTGTTTCCAGTACACAATACCATTCCTTCAGACCTTACTCGGACTGCCAGAAAAACGGTCAGAACATCCTCTGAACATCGGACCAGGGACTCCGTTTGCAAGGCAGTTGTTGATCCTGACATTGGCCACTGTGACATTGTTTTTATTGACAAGCCAATAACTGAGTGTTTTAAGGAACAGCGATCCAGCGTGCTCCCACGGCGCAATGCCAGGAAAAGCACCAGGGGACACTTGTATTCGAATGAAATTTGGGAGTTAAAGACTGTTCGGACATTGGCAGGGAGGGGCAACTGTCCCCATCAAATGCCAGCGTTAACCACACTGGTCACCCCGAAACAAATACTTTCAAAGCCTGAAGGTTTACCACCTGTGGATATGCCTTTTGTTGGTGCATGCAGAGAGACAATGAATCAACAAATGCCCATAGAAGAGTCGAATGAGAGTGTAATACCAGGGGCAGGAGATGCTGTGGAGGTAGCAGCTAGTAAAGTAGATAATGTTGTTGTCGAACCTAGTCAGACGGATCAGGGTCAGAGTAATCAGCCTGATTCACCATGCCCGTTGAGGTGTCCAATAGAAAACAAAGACACTGTCGCGAACACGGATGTAGAAGGGGACGCAACTGCAGATTCAGAGATGATGGCAGTAAGTGATGAAAGTGTTAATGAGCCAACTTTAGAAGCAGTGAAAGAAAGCGATCCAGAGCCTGGAGAGGTCTCACATGGCAATAGTGAGCAAACTGTAGCAGAATCCGACATAGAGCCGGTAGAGAATATTACTATAGAAGAAGCTGAGCCACAGCTTTCATCTGATAAAATACCTAACAGTGAACCGAGCGACCAGCAGCCGAGCACTCCGTCAACAGTGAGCCAGGTTGAGGAGGATAAAGGAGAGGAGGTGCAAGATGAGCAGCCTCAGGACCTTCAGTCTGAGAGACAGTTGCACCATGACAATAGTGAAATGACAGAAAAGCCGACCACGGCAGGCTCAGCAGAGGAGCAGGTGGTCAAAGAGAGAGACGTTAAAACACCTGAAAATATTGACGCTGTTGTACCCATagagacaaaagacaaagaaGGTGGCAATGATTTGTCCAAAATGTCATTTGACGCACTCCTGAAGGAGTTGCCACCTTGGCGTAGgaaaaaatgtaacaaaacttcaaaactAAACCAGGTTGTGTCAAAAGACACACCGATAGTGGGATATGTTAATGGTAGACCCGTATCGGCCTCTGACAGACATCTGCGCCAAAGACCAGGCAGCAACCCCACATCACCTAGTAAAAGTCCAGTAAAATCTTCTCCTAGCAATAGTTTGGTCAATGCTACTCCTGATTCAGCTGCTGAAAACAAAACGTTGGAACTATCTCCCCCTGAAACACACATGCCTGGAAAATCATTAGAGACTAGTCCTGTAGGTCAACAGGTGGGAGGTTCTTCCTCTGACACGCCTTCAAGCCCAGTATCTAAACTTACCTCAAGGACTAAACAAAACCTTTTACAAAAGAGTTTTTCAAGAGGTAACGTTAGTTCTGATTCAGCCTCTGATCAGGCTGCTGATCAAGTTCAGAATACTGAGTCCAAACGGCAGCTAAGATCAGCCAGCCAGAAGCCAGTTGGACCTCCAGCATCGCCACCCACTTCAAAAATGGTCAATACCAGGGTCTCTCCCAATCTTTCTTCCCTTATTCTTCCACCTCCAGAGCAGCTTTCCCCTCTGCTCCTTCCTTATCCACTTCCTGTTGTTGCATCTCCTCTAGTTGGGCCATCTGAATCTCCAGACTCTGAAAAGCCCCAACAAAACCCTGCCCCAGATACTTTGGTATTAAATGTGGAAGATAAACAGCCAGATGAGGAAATCTCAGAGGATGCACATAAGAACGAACCAGAAAGAGGATCGGACACCAAACCGAAATTAAGATCTGCTAAAATGGTTGCGGACAGCTGTAAGAATGAAAAAGAGCAACACAGCAGTGAAGAATCAAGACTTGTAGGAGACCAAAGTCCTGTAAAGACGGAAGAGCAAACACATTGTATGCCTTTGAGAAGTAAACGGGTTTTTGGAAAGGAGGCAAATGCAAATGATGTTGCTCTGATTCAAAAGAAAAGCCTGCTATCTTCAGAGGGCAGGTCTGCAAGCGGGGATGCTAGCAGTTCTCCAAACAGACCCACGAGAATGCCGTTAAGAAGTGAGACCAGCAAGGCTGAGACGTCTTCCGAGTCTGTTACTCCGTCACCATCGACGGACCGAAGGAAAGTGGCATTAAGATCACAAAGACTGGCTGCACTTGCGACTGGTGCCCCCGCTGAAGCAGCAACACAAAGTAACGTAGCTTCCCCCGTTAAGACGATGCCAGAGAGAATAGCTAAAGCTCAGGTGAGATCCCCATCAGCGTCTGTTACATCTGTATCCAACAGTGCAAACTTAACGCTCATTACCCCTAAACATGAGCCCCCGAAACAAATGCCCAACAAATTCCTTGAGATGCTTACAGGAAATGAGAGCCAACAACTGGTTACAAATCTGAACATCAAGTACGATAAAATGCAGAAGGGTTGGGTCCAAATGGACAAAGAAGGTCAGTCAGGAACAAAATACAGAAACAAGTCAGACAGGCAGGCAGCGATATGGAAAAGTAAACGCAGGACACGAAAGCCAAAATCTTCCGATCAGCAGAAATACTCGCCAGTCCAAATGCTTTTCATGAAAGGTTTTAATCTGGCCAGCATTTGTCGCTGGTTCCTAGAATCAACAGAAACAAAGTCTCTCGTTATCGTCAAGAAGGTCAACACACGTCTTCCATCTGAAACTCAGCTGTGCTTCCACAGCTCATCCAGCGGGTCCGGGACCTCGCAGGGGGTCTTTCCGAGCCTGCAGGCAGAGCGCTTaaagaaacatttgaaaaaatttGCCATTGCTTCTCCTGTAAAGAGCAATCCCAAGAGTCAGAAGTTGATTGCTAAAGCGCTCGAGCAGGAAGTCTGTGCAGTCAAaggaaaggagagagcagagccCCCCAGTAATTCTCAGACTAAGTCGTACTCCTCTGCCAAAGCCAGGGTGCAGATAAGCGAATCCCAGAAACCCTCTGGAAAATCTAAAAATCCTGCCAGTGCAAGGATCCTGAGGAAATATTCGAACATTAGAGAAAAAATGCAGGTTCAGCAAACCACCGCCGGACTGAAGGGGGCctcaaaaatgttaaaaagcaaaaaaatgaaaacactgGCAAATAAAAAGTCTGCTGCTAAGTCAAACTCGAGGCCGTTACTGAAGGGACGGAAATCAGGCGTGCCTGTTGGCAAGCAAATAAAAGTGTCTGCAGCAAAGGTGGAGAGAAGAAAGATATTGGTTGGAAAGCATTCAACAAAGCCTCCTGTTCAGGTTAGAGCGGTCAAGGCCCAGGTTAGGGGCAGAGCTGCAAGAGATCCAAGTAAAAAACAACTGCCAAAGAGATGCTCGCAGCGGCTCGGCTCTCCCAAAACATCTGAGCACATCCCTGCAGACACTTCAAAAAGCAAGGCCGGCAGTAAGAAGCAACCTGAAGCAGACAAGGCAGAGGTAGAAAAATGTACTCCGAACAAAGTGAATCCTGCAAAGATTCAATCAAAGGAAACATCACAAAGCACAGCTGCTGAAGTCCGAAGTAGCGAGAAAGCTACTGAGACGCCAAAACAGAGCACGGATGCAAAGGTTCAAGCCTCACATGACCAGGTACTAACTAGATCCCAGAGGAAGATGGAGGTAGCGGTCCCTCTGAGCGGAAGTCAGAGTAACGCTTCAAAGAAGGCCGCAAAGTCCACAACTTCACAGAATGCATCTCCTAAAGCTGCCAAGAAAGTAGATGAACCTACGATTACAAGAAGTGGGGCTTCAAAGAGACGCAGGGAAACCGTGTTGCCCCGTAGTGCAGCGAAAGTGACCACCAAGAAATCTCAGGAGCTACTCGAGTCGCCTCCAAAGCGCACCaggacaaaataa